The following coding sequences are from one Thermoplasmata archaeon window:
- a CDS encoding translation initiation factor IF-2 subunit beta yields the protein MDGYQALLERARAQLPEVRTGGERFQVPEPVVATDGKTTVIRNFQDITTVLRREPEQVIGYLAKELGCPGVLDLPRGVLKSRIAKDAIAQRIREYTEKYVICSECKRPDTHLTKEGRLTILVCEACGAQRPVTMRRVVTPEKPKAPVVVGEVYRLTIEDVGRRGDGVAKKEGFVIFVTGANQRGMSVNAKITKVLGNNAYAIVQP from the coding sequence ATGGACGGATATCAAGCGCTCCTCGAACGCGCTCGGGCGCAGTTGCCCGAGGTGCGCACGGGGGGAGAACGGTTCCAGGTCCCCGAGCCGGTGGTCGCCACCGACGGCAAGACGACGGTCATCCGGAACTTCCAGGACATCACGACGGTCCTGCGCCGGGAGCCGGAGCAGGTCATCGGCTACCTCGCCAAGGAACTCGGCTGCCCCGGGGTCCTCGACCTTCCCCGAGGCGTGCTCAAGTCCCGCATCGCGAAGGACGCCATCGCCCAGCGGATCCGGGAATACACCGAGAAGTACGTGATCTGCTCGGAGTGCAAGCGACCCGACACCCACCTCACGAAGGAAGGCCGGCTCACGATCCTCGTATGCGAAGCGTGCGGCGCCCAGCGCCCCGTCACGATGCGCCGGGTCGTCACCCCCGAGAAGCCCAAGGCCCCGGTCGTGGTCGGCGAGGTGTACCGGCTGACGATCGAGGATGTCGGACGCCGGGGCGACGGCGTCGCCAAGAAGGAAGGCTTCGTAATCTTCGTCACGGGAGCCAACCAGCGCGGCATGAGCGTCAACGCGAAGATCACCAAGGTGCTCGGCAACAACGCCTACGCGATCGTGCAGCCCTGA
- a CDS encoding aldo/keto reductase — MTPARKARASRAKVDSPRTAIGTIPLPGSKKPHPALGLGLWGMGRWKRSEEEQTRSCLEHAIDAGMRWFDTAEVYGNGRSERVLGEALNRTPTLAKDSFLVTKVSWEHLRPEQLRASLVGSLERLGRPYVDLYLVHAPDSHVPLKETMAALEAIWKEGRIGAIGVSNFSVEEMETAQAALSEARIVVNQVRYNLFDREDGDPVLEYCRARGMVIEAYTPLARGLLHGRYLTGKRVPAEVRRFAHRIFEPDRFAVVQQRARALQALANAAGVPLASIALHWLEARGAAPLFGASRPEQIDSNLAAWEVRPSSKILEEADAIARGDRA; from the coding sequence ATGACACCGGCTCGGAAGGCCCGCGCATCGCGCGCCAAGGTCGATTCCCCACGGACCGCGATCGGCACGATCCCGCTCCCCGGCTCGAAGAAACCCCATCCGGCTCTCGGCCTCGGACTGTGGGGCATGGGCCGATGGAAGCGCTCCGAGGAGGAGCAGACCCGCAGCTGCCTCGAGCACGCGATCGATGCCGGGATGCGTTGGTTCGATACCGCGGAGGTGTACGGGAACGGGCGATCCGAACGAGTGCTCGGGGAAGCGCTGAACCGAACCCCGACGCTCGCGAAGGATTCCTTCCTGGTCACGAAGGTCTCCTGGGAACACCTGCGACCGGAGCAGCTCCGCGCATCCTTGGTCGGCAGCCTCGAACGCCTCGGCCGCCCCTACGTGGATCTCTACCTCGTCCATGCTCCCGATTCGCACGTACCTCTCAAGGAGACGATGGCCGCCCTGGAGGCGATCTGGAAGGAGGGGCGCATCGGGGCGATCGGCGTGTCGAACTTCTCGGTCGAAGAGATGGAAACGGCGCAGGCCGCGCTCTCGGAAGCCCGCATCGTCGTCAATCAGGTCCGCTACAACCTCTTCGATCGGGAGGACGGGGATCCCGTCCTCGAGTATTGCCGGGCGCGCGGGATGGTCATCGAGGCGTACACGCCGCTCGCGCGCGGGCTCCTGCACGGTCGATATCTCACGGGAAAGCGGGTTCCTGCGGAGGTTCGACGGTTCGCGCATCGCATCTTCGAGCCCGATCGCTTCGCGGTGGTCCAGCAGCGTGCACGCGCTCTCCAGGCGCTGGCCAACGCGGCCGGCGTCCCGCTCGCCTCGATCGCGCTCCACTGGCTCGAGGCTCGGGGTGCGGCGCCCCTGTTCGGGGCGAGCCGCCCGGAGCAGATCGACTCGAACCTCGCGGCGTGGGAGGTCCGCCCTTCGAGCAAGATCCTGGAAGAGGCGGACGCGATCGCGCGAGGCGACCGTGCTTAA
- a CDS encoding HAD-IB family phosphatase — protein sequence MLKLAAFDMDGTLVNVSSSWGFVHEHLGLSNAEGLRRFMEGSIDDLEFIRTDVQLWKTVRPGISVFDLEEILAQVPLMPGALELMRGLRERGILTAIVSGGIDVLARRVGRELRMDYVLANGIRTDATGQLTDEGILRVPIKKKDQVLARIQEQLGIHPDETASVGNSEIDVALFRRSRIGIAFKPEDQAVRDSATDVLAASDHDLTHVLRLLDAFPAD from the coding sequence GTGCTTAAACTGGCCGCCTTCGACATGGACGGCACGCTCGTCAACGTCAGCAGCTCCTGGGGCTTCGTCCACGAGCATCTCGGCCTCTCCAATGCGGAGGGGCTCCGCCGCTTCATGGAAGGGTCGATCGACGACCTCGAGTTCATCCGGACCGATGTGCAACTCTGGAAGACCGTACGCCCAGGGATCTCGGTCTTCGACCTCGAAGAGATCCTGGCGCAGGTGCCGCTCATGCCGGGAGCGCTGGAGCTGATGCGGGGGCTCCGCGAACGCGGGATCCTCACCGCGATCGTTAGCGGAGGGATCGACGTGCTGGCTCGTCGCGTGGGGCGGGAGCTCCGGATGGACTACGTGCTCGCGAATGGGATCCGTACGGACGCCACGGGGCAGCTGACGGACGAAGGGATCCTACGCGTTCCGATCAAGAAAAAGGACCAGGTGCTCGCTCGGATCCAGGAGCAGCTCGGCATCCACCCCGATGAGACGGCGAGCGTGGGGAACTCCGAGATCGATGTCGCCCTGTTCCGGCGCAGCCGCATCGGCATCGCCTTCAAGCCGGAGGACCAGGCCGTTCGGGACTCCGCGACCGACGTGCTCGCAGCGTCCGACCACGACCTCACGCACGTCCTCCGCCTTCTGGACGCCTTCCCGGCCGACTGA